A single Micromonospora luteifusca DNA region contains:
- the fxsT gene encoding FxSxx-COOH system tetratricopeptide repeat protein, with the protein MTRPADGLGLDPTRHRRDLVVVVDDDPVMEFWADEIATYVAVLRAQRGFSSVEVWRLAVDDGALVVIDGTDSAPSAPSALIDPAGQRVVFLLTHGGSDAWRGGLVQPVLVSWAASMTTAVVNLLPQQRWRERRMETTEVAWSPDALGSVTHRWSWRVSGLDLRPTDEQDDSRLTAVPVIERGTDWLQQWSRLLAEPPTGDVRLPALLLPPDGEIARPVSRTPTAHEVVARFRATVSPSSFALATRLAAAPLNARVVRALLKTVVRAGPAQLTEVLTSDLVRPVLHRAAPTSDTRIRYEFAHGVRERLLTLGYRDRTVEVQHVVEYELAHDVEAVRNLTLRIKDPRHTSYERVTPAAEPYLRVELAVHLSLGGPNLVAAARLGQALGSPIPRQVRRVLEPTSVTAHRTMESGMSDTVKSPDSAAPLGTAPHTMLDVESGTPPTLSARDLPAAQRLDGQLPAVVGNLPLRNTNFTGRRDLLDALHQRLRAGTTAVLPEAVHGAGGVGKSQLVIEYVYLHQQDFDLIWWIPAERPAQIQSALVDLAARLNLPVPSTANTAVPAVLEALRVGRPHSNWLLIFDNAEDPMDVERFFPKGGPGSIVVTSRNGEWREIANSLAVDVFERQESIELLRRRGPDLPVTDADRLAAALGDLPLAMEQAAAWRAETKMPTDEYLELLNASRPVLDDETTSQQDYPELVAAAWNVSLNWLREQDRSALRLLQVCSYFASEPIGKVLLSKPRALRIHPDLDPLVRNPIRLNRAIRTIGRLSLARIDHRTNSFQMHRLVQRVLINQMDPDDREAMRHGAHMLLAGNDPDQPDDAEHWPRYAELYPHIVASGAEWCSNELVRDMVLNEAKYLWRWGDHHGARDLSQRAWTAWTTGSDGADPDSLRMASWLGFMHFVVGDYAAAAPLNARTLELYRQTLGEDREETLDAIGAVAADHRVAGDFAGALDRSLIVYEQAKQNFGEEEPFTLRAAHNLAVSMRLSGLFGRALQLDDQTYQRLVQIYGTDHPDSLSTFGGINLDRRELGDYVAAHANQENVVATARRMLRYDDHPDLLRQSHMLASFRRKAGHHHDALDLSSDVLRRFRTRYGDNHPDTVLARLTVSIDQRLSGDLRAAREAAEIAVEGLRRLYGEHHPHTAGAQVDLAVTLRLLGECAQARDLNQTALQRLTSRLGESHALVLAARVNLASDHYELGEYAEAHALDLDTLALCRQVLGSSHPTTLVCALNLAMDLRDLGREAEASMLFDKGLEQLRQTLGVRHPAVAAIGAGVRANCDIDPLPL; encoded by the coding sequence GTGACGCGTCCCGCCGACGGGTTGGGGCTCGATCCGACGCGCCACCGCCGGGATCTTGTGGTGGTCGTCGACGACGACCCGGTGATGGAGTTCTGGGCCGACGAGATCGCCACCTATGTCGCGGTGCTGCGCGCCCAACGGGGCTTCAGCTCGGTCGAGGTCTGGCGGCTGGCCGTGGACGACGGCGCACTCGTGGTGATTGACGGCACCGACAGCGCTCCCAGCGCGCCCTCGGCTCTGATCGATCCGGCCGGGCAGCGCGTCGTCTTCCTGCTGACCCATGGCGGCTCTGACGCCTGGCGCGGCGGCCTGGTCCAACCCGTCCTCGTCTCGTGGGCCGCCAGCATGACGACTGCCGTGGTCAACCTGCTGCCCCAGCAGCGGTGGCGCGAGCGACGGATGGAGACGACCGAGGTGGCCTGGAGCCCGGACGCCCTGGGTTCAGTGACGCACCGGTGGTCATGGCGGGTAAGCGGACTGGACCTTCGCCCCACCGACGAGCAGGACGACTCCCGGCTGACGGCGGTCCCGGTCATCGAGCGCGGCACCGACTGGTTGCAGCAGTGGAGCCGTCTGCTGGCCGAACCGCCAACCGGTGACGTACGACTGCCCGCGTTGCTCTTGCCGCCCGACGGTGAGATCGCCCGCCCGGTGAGCCGGACACCGACCGCACACGAAGTTGTCGCCCGCTTCCGGGCCACCGTGTCGCCGTCATCGTTCGCCCTCGCGACCCGTTTGGCGGCCGCTCCGCTCAACGCCCGGGTGGTCCGCGCCCTGTTGAAGACGGTGGTGCGCGCGGGGCCGGCGCAGCTGACCGAGGTGCTGACGAGCGATCTGGTGCGGCCCGTCCTGCACCGGGCCGCGCCGACGAGCGACACCCGCATCAGGTACGAATTCGCGCACGGCGTCCGCGAGCGGCTCCTCACGCTCGGGTACCGCGACCGAACCGTCGAGGTCCAGCACGTCGTGGAGTACGAGCTGGCGCACGACGTCGAGGCGGTGCGCAACCTGACCCTTCGCATCAAGGATCCGCGCCACACGTCGTACGAGCGCGTCACCCCGGCCGCAGAACCCTATCTGCGGGTCGAGTTGGCTGTTCACCTCTCATTGGGCGGGCCGAACCTCGTCGCGGCCGCGCGGCTGGGCCAGGCGCTCGGCTCACCCATTCCACGGCAGGTACGTCGAGTACTGGAGCCCACTTCCGTAACCGCTCACAGGACCATGGAGTCCGGAATGTCTGACACAGTGAAATCGCCGGACTCGGCGGCACCGCTCGGCACTGCGCCACACACCATGCTGGACGTCGAGTCGGGCACCCCCCCGACCCTGTCGGCCCGCGACCTGCCGGCCGCGCAGCGGCTCGACGGCCAGTTACCAGCAGTCGTCGGCAACCTGCCCTTACGGAACACGAACTTCACCGGCCGACGTGACCTGCTCGACGCACTGCATCAACGCCTGCGCGCCGGCACCACCGCCGTGCTGCCCGAGGCGGTGCACGGCGCTGGCGGTGTCGGCAAGTCGCAACTCGTCATTGAATATGTCTACCTGCACCAGCAGGACTTCGACCTCATCTGGTGGATCCCGGCCGAGCGCCCGGCCCAGATCCAGTCCGCGCTGGTGGACCTGGCGGCGCGCTTGAACCTGCCGGTGCCGTCGACGGCAAACACGGCCGTGCCAGCTGTGCTGGAGGCCCTGCGCGTGGGCCGTCCGCACTCGAACTGGCTGCTGATCTTCGACAACGCCGAGGATCCGATGGACGTGGAGCGGTTCTTCCCGAAGGGCGGCCCGGGAAGCATCGTGGTCACGTCCCGCAACGGCGAGTGGCGGGAGATCGCGAACAGCCTCGCGGTCGACGTGTTCGAGCGCCAGGAGAGCATCGAACTGCTCCGTCGTCGAGGCCCGGACCTGCCCGTCACCGACGCGGACCGGCTCGCCGCCGCCCTGGGCGACCTCCCGTTGGCCATGGAGCAGGCAGCGGCGTGGCGCGCTGAGACGAAGATGCCGACCGACGAGTACCTCGAACTGCTCAACGCCAGTCGTCCGGTGCTCGATGACGAGACGACGTCGCAGCAGGATTACCCCGAGCTCGTCGCCGCGGCGTGGAACGTGTCGCTCAACTGGCTGCGCGAGCAGGATCGCTCGGCGCTCCGGCTGCTGCAGGTGTGTTCGTACTTCGCCTCCGAGCCGATCGGCAAGGTGCTGCTCTCGAAACCGCGTGCGCTGCGCATCCACCCCGACCTCGATCCGCTCGTCCGCAACCCGATCCGCCTCAACCGGGCGATCCGCACGATCGGCCGACTGTCGCTGGCCCGGATCGACCACCGGACGAACTCGTTCCAGATGCACCGCCTCGTGCAACGCGTTCTGATCAACCAGATGGACCCGGATGACCGGGAGGCGATGCGACACGGTGCTCACATGCTGCTCGCCGGCAACGACCCCGATCAGCCCGACGATGCCGAGCACTGGCCGCGGTACGCCGAGCTGTACCCGCACATCGTCGCCTCGGGGGCCGAGTGGTGCTCGAACGAGCTCGTGCGGGACATGGTGCTGAACGAGGCGAAGTACCTCTGGCGCTGGGGTGACCACCATGGCGCCCGTGATCTCTCGCAGCGGGCGTGGACGGCGTGGACCACCGGCTCGGACGGCGCCGACCCGGACAGCCTTCGGATGGCGAGCTGGCTCGGCTTCATGCACTTCGTCGTCGGTGACTACGCCGCCGCGGCACCGCTGAACGCCCGGACGCTCGAGCTGTACCGGCAGACCCTCGGCGAAGACCGTGAGGAGACCCTGGACGCCATCGGCGCCGTGGCCGCCGACCACCGCGTCGCCGGTGATTTCGCGGGCGCGCTCGATCGCTCGCTCATCGTCTACGAGCAGGCAAAACAGAACTTCGGTGAGGAGGAGCCGTTCACCCTGCGCGCCGCGCACAACCTCGCGGTGAGCATGCGGCTGTCCGGTCTCTTCGGACGCGCCCTCCAGCTCGACGACCAGACCTACCAGCGCCTGGTGCAGATCTACGGCACCGACCACCCGGACAGCCTCAGCACCTTTGGCGGGATCAACCTCGACCGCCGCGAACTCGGCGACTACGTGGCGGCGCACGCCAACCAGGAGAACGTCGTCGCGACCGCCCGTCGCATGCTGAGGTACGACGACCACCCCGACCTGCTTCGGCAGAGCCACATGTTGGCGAGCTTCCGGCGCAAGGCCGGTCACCACCATGATGCCCTGGACCTGTCCAGTGACGTGCTACGCCGGTTCCGGACCCGCTATGGCGACAACCACCCGGACACGGTGCTCGCCAGGCTGACGGTCTCCATCGACCAGCGGCTGAGCGGAGACCTGCGCGCCGCGCGGGAGGCGGCGGAAATCGCGGTGGAGGGGCTGCGCCGGCTGTACGGCGAGCACCACCCGCACACCGCCGGCGCACAGGTGGACCTGGCGGTGACACTCCGGCTGCTGGGCGAGTGCGCCCAGGCCCGGGATCTCAACCAGACGGCCCTGCAACGGCTGACCAGCCGGCTCGGCGAGTCGCACGCGCTGGTGCTGGCCGCCCGGGTCAACCTGGCGAGCGATCACTATGAGCTGGGCGAGTACGCCGAAGCCCACGCGCTCGACCTGGACACGCTCGCGCTGTGCCGACAGGTGCTCGGCAGCAGTCACCCCACCACGCTCGTGTGTGCGCTCAACCTCGCCATGGATCTGCGCGACCTCGGCCGTGAGGCGGAGGCGAGCATGCTGTTCGACAAGGGTCTAGAGCAACTGCGGCAGACCCTCGGCGTACGCCACCCGGCGGTCGCGGCGATCGGCGCCGGCGTCCGGGCCAACTGCGACATCGACCCGCTGCCCCTGTAG